A stretch of Aedes aegypti strain LVP_AGWG chromosome 2, AaegL5.0 Primary Assembly, whole genome shotgun sequence DNA encodes these proteins:
- the LOC5578359 gene encoding SET and MYND domain-containing protein 4 gives MEICEESGFFHEDFSKFRSDISDSDIRAFSQLENDEQRVRFVHQIVEDRYGGKLWNPVREIGIGKSLSKALDAKERGNSAFQYEKWQESLRCYNDACLLLPSKNDLEKAFILANRSAALFHLNKFDLALCDIELSIQLNYPENMRYKLMERKAQCFAALKDLPSALKYYRETFTALHVSNLGGEMLEKLMKETHKMIVSLDVHIADVKKYLWAPCF, from the exons atggaaatttgcgAGGAAAGCGGATTTTTCCACgaagatttttcaaagtttcgCAGCGATATCAGTGATAGTGATATTCGGGCGTTTTCCCAGCTGGAGAATGACGAACAACGCGTTCGATTTGTCCACCAGATAGTTGAAGATCGTTACGGTGGGAAACTGTGGAATCCTGTGCGTGAAATTGGCATTGGCAAAAGCCTGTCCAAGGCCCTGGATGCCAAGGAGCGGGGAAATAGTGCGTTTCAGTACGAAAAATGGCAAGAATCGTTACGGTGCTACAATGACGCGTGTTTGCTGCTGCCATCGAAAAATG ACTTGGAGAAAGCCTTTATTCTGGCCAACCGATCAGCCGCTTTATTTCATCTCAACAAGTTTGACCTGGCCCTATGTGATATCGAACTATCCATTCAGCTAAACTATCCCGAAAACATGCGATACAAGCTTATGGAACGTAAAGCCCAATGTTTTGCAGCACTGAAAGATCTTCCATCGGCCCTAAAGTACTACAG AGAAACATTCACCGCTTTACACGTGAGCAACCTCGGAGGAGAAATGCTTGAAAAACTGATGAAGGAAACGCACAAGATGATTGTCAGCTTGGATGTGCACATTGCCGATGTTAAGAAGTATCTCTGGGCACCATGCTTTTGA
- the LOC5578357 gene encoding uncharacterized protein LOC5578357 codes for MAEAGNVPQKIPVRRRSSLFQSDQGSISASPVPYKPSYEKQLKNEIESWNKLVRDKVHEINEFKKNNIELNVSLLSDEQRRYLSAGPTVDEVLKESNDFAQLLERYIQRKSFLARRYDAILKETRSQMDNVALDVVENELLSKPID; via the exons ATGGCAGAAGCCGGCAATGTTCCGCAGAAGATTCCGGTCCGCCGCCGTTCGTCGTTATTTCAGTCAGATCAAG GTTCTATATCTGCTTCGCCGGTTCCATATAAACCAAG CTACGAGAAACAGCTGAAGAACGAAATCGAGAGTTGGAACAAGCTGGTTCGGGACAAAGTGCACGAAATCAACGAATTCAAAAAGAACAATATCGAGCTGAACGTATCGCTGCTGTCGGATGAACAACGTCGCTATTTGAGCGCTGGACCCACTGTTGACGAAGTCCTTAAGGAATCCAACGATTTCGCACAACTGCTGGAACGGTACATCCAGCGGAAATCGTTCCTGGCTAGACGGTATGACGCTATCCTCAAGGAAACCCGATCCCAAATGGACAACGTGGCGTTGGACGTAGTGGAGAATGAACTGCTTTCGAAGCCGATTGATTAG
- the LOC5578358 gene encoding SET and MYND domain-containing protein 4, producing the protein METYKKDGFFQKYCENMRKNIGQNEFNDFAQLESDEKRFEFINALKSIVTELKLAREFKGKNLERSLEFKNLGNKAFQKESWTEALAHYNLCYLATPEGNEAERAIILANRSAALYHLEKYDQALKDIQRAIDHNYPKDLMYKLTERKARCYLGKKDHVKALQCFKDTLPALDECKLPLERRQKLERDAQIMIKLLPKNIEAEAKLAKSKKATAAPKNPPHPDHYVEKGLYFDYSQDEGRFAKTNTDLKPNTIILLEKPHVSVLLEEYSLSHCSTCFKRVTIPVCCPKCSDVIFCSEACEKKANSSYHRYECGFLPIFWKSGASITCHMALRMITQKTEEYFVGLRYELDGLTSEVTDKLNNDDYRKVYKLVTHEDKRSPEDYFQRTLMATLLNACLSLGGYYKSKESESFIGGLLLHNLQFLQYNAHEISELQRENERDIGKSTFIGGGLYPTLALFNHSCEPGVTRYYRGNSVCVRTVKGIPAGSMVAENYGPLFTQVSREERRSTLLNQYKFTCNCRACAGDWLKFADMDSNVLRFKCDGGKNCSNVLEIPAEINEFMVQCTECGEHTNIMKGLKSLQDTDMLFKSATKLHEAGEYEFALKKYVEMMNTLDEVLVPPYRDYHLCQQGLRSCMLEFGNRFIRMVSKK; encoded by the exons ATGGAAACCTACAAGAAGGatggattcttccaaaagtATTGCGAAAATATGCGCAAAAACATCGGCCAGAACGAGTTCAACGATTTTGCCCAACTAGAAAGCGACGAGAAGCGTTTCGAGTTTATAAATGCACTGAAATCGATCGTCACCGAGTTGAAGCTGGCACGTGAGTTTAAGGGAAAAAATCTGGAGCGATCGTTGGAATTCAAGAATCTCGGTAATAAGGCCTTCCAAAAGGAAAGCTGGACCGAAGCTTTGGCTCATTACAATTTATGTTATCTAGCAACGCCGGAAGGCAATG AAGCGGAAAGAGCGATCATACTGGCGAATAGATCTGCAGCTCTCTATCATTTGGAAAAGTACGATCAAGCTTTGAAAGACATTCAACGAGCAATCGATCACAACTACCCGAAGGATCTTATGTACAAACTTACGGAACGCAAAGCTAGGTGTTATCTGGGCAAGAAGGACCATGTCAAAGCTTTGCAGTGTTTCAA AGACACTCTCCCGGCATTGGACGAATGCAAACTTCCACTGGAACGTCGACAGAAGCTGGAGCGAGATGCCCAAATTATGATCAAACTGCTCCCGAAGAACATCGAAGCCGAAGCAAAGCTGGCAAAGAGTAAGAAGGCAACCGCAGCTCCCAAAAACCCGCCACATCCCGATCACTACGTCGAGAAAGGACTGTACTTTGATTACAGTCAAGACGAGGGCCGCTTCGCCAAGACCAATACGGACCTCAAGCCCAATACGATAATCCTGCTGGAGAAGCCTCACGTTTCCGTACTGCTGGAAGAATACAGTTTGTCTCACTGCAGCACGTGCTTCAAGCGTGTAACGATACCAGTCTGTTGTCCAAAATGCTCCGatgtcatattttgttctgaagcgTGCGAGAAGAAGGCGAATTCCAGCTATCATCGGTATGAATGTGGGTTCTTGCCGATTTTCTGGAAGTCAGGAGCATCGATTACTTGCCACATGGCTCTGAGGATGATCACACAAAAGACTGAGGAGTATTTCGTGGGTCTGCGCTATGAACTTGATGGTTTGACTAGCGAAGTTACCGACAA ATTGAACAACGATGATTATAGAAAAGTGTACAAACTAGTGACTCATGAAGATAAGCGATCACCTGAAGATTACTTCCAGCGAACCCTGATGGCAACATTGCTGAACGCTTGTCTATCGCTCGGAGGTTACTATAAATCTAAAGAATCAGAAAG CTTCATTGGAGGACTACTGTTGCATAACTTGCAATTTCTGCAATACAACGCTCACGAAATCTCCGAACTTCAGCGCGAGAATGAACGTGATATCGGAAAATCAACGTTCATCGGTGGTGGTCTTTACCCAACGCTGGCCTTGTTCAATCACTCCTGTGAGCCCGGTGTAACCCGTTACTATCGAGGCAACTCGGTATGTGTTCGAACCGTAAAAGGAATCCCAGCTGGATCGATGGTTGCGGAAAATTACGGACCCCTGTTTACTCAAGTGTCCCGTGAAGAACGCCGCAGTACGCTTTTGAACCAGTATAAGTTCACGTGCAATTGTCGAGCATGTGCGGGAGATTGGCTCAAATTTGCCGACATGGATTCCAATGTGTTGCGCTTCAAATGCGACGGAGGCAAGAACTGCTCCAACGTTCTGGAAATTCCCGCCGAGATCAACGAGTTCATGGTACAGTGCACTGAGTGTGGCGAACACACGAACATCATGAAGGGACTCAAATCGTTACAG GATACGGATATGCTCTTCAAATCGGCCACTAAATTACACGAAGCCGGCGAATATGAATTCGCGCTCAAGAAATACGTGGAAATGATGAATACATTGGATGAAGTTTTAGTGCCGCCATATCGAGATTACCATTTGTGCCAGCAGGGGTTGCGATCTTGTATGCTGGAATTCGGAAACCGTTTCATTAGAATGGTTAGTAAGAAGTAA